A part of Corvus cornix cornix isolate S_Up_H32 chromosome Z, ASM73873v5, whole genome shotgun sequence genomic DNA contains:
- the LOC109143689 gene encoding uncharacterized protein LOC109143689 produces MGKGLDHLNKIFTEKLDNYQIYLQFLQDIFLRTGICAKDKSFCTMFLELELSGEEDPGLTVQETAEAESGCGIEGFQWEKRKQMSSLPLKMLWPTEVSGEGYILRDPDEVQCTQSMWQKFVWSSSSSYTNSLALTSTKGGNQTVLQVTPWLQQYDYHLFSSLLTCTLAVERLSKTVDRLKSLQQINVPCASSMDESLCYWEQAAPCSRERVQTTR; encoded by the exons atgggGAAGGGCCTGGAtcacttaaataaaatatttactgagaAATTGGATAACTACCAAATATATCTTCAATTCTTGCAGGATATTTTTTTAAGGACTGGGATTTGTGCAAAAGACAAATCTTTCTGCACTATGTTTCTAGAA CTGGAGCTCAGTGGAGAAGAGGATCCAGGACTGACTGTTCAAGagacagcagaggcagagagtGGCTGCGGCATTGAAGGCTTCCAGTGG gagaaaagaaaacagatgtctTCTCTCCCTTTGAAGATGCTCTGGCCTACAGAGGTTTCTGGGGAAGGATACATTTTGAGAG ATCCAGATGAGGTCCAGTGTACACAATCCATGTGGCAGAAGTTTGTATGGAGCTCATCATCATCGTACACCAACTCATTGGCATTGACGTCCACGAAAGGAGGAAATCAAACAGTGCTTCAGGTGACTCCCTGGCTCCAGCAATATGATTatcatcttttttcctccctgctgacCTGTACCTTGGCTGTGGAAAGACTGTCCAAGACTGTGGACAGACTCAAAAGTCTTCAGCAGATTAATGTCCCATGCGCCTCCAGTATGGATGAGAGTCTCTGCTATTGGGAGCAAGCAGCCCCCTGCTCAAGAGAGAGGGTACAAACCACAAGGTAA